From the genome of Syntrophorhabdaceae bacterium:
TATTAGCGTCAGCCGTTTTTGTCATGGATTGAGATGCCAAGGCTTCCCCTGAGTTTCTGCGGGTTACCTGACAACAGCACTGATTACGCGCATGCCTCTATAGTTATACTGCCGATCCCTTTTGATAAAACCAGCACATGGTTGAAGGGCGCCGATAAAGGCCCTGCGGCTATAATCGAGGCGTCCCGGTATCTCGAATTCTACGATATAGAGACCGACAGTGAGGTCCTGGGGAAGGGAATTTTTACTGCCAGGCCCGTCCGTTCAGCCTCTTCTCTTGCCTTGATACAAAAAACCGATTCGGTAGTCTCAAAATATCTGAAAGACAAAAAGCTTGTCGTAACATTGGGGGGCGAACACTCCGTTTCTATTGGCGTTATCAAGTGCTATGCGAAGCACTATAAGGACCTCAGCGTATTGCAACTCGACGCCCATGCCGACTCCCGCGACTCATACGAAGGAAGCCCTTATAACCATGCCTGTGTTATCGCGCGTGTAAGGGAATTTACCAGGAACATCGTCTCCGTGGGAATACGCAGCATGGATGCCTCGGAACGCCCGGGCATCGACAGTAAAAGGATGTTTTTTGCGCACACAATACACAATTCCGACAAATGGATA
Proteins encoded in this window:
- a CDS encoding arginase family protein, with product MPRLPLSFCGLPDNSTDYAHASIVILPIPFDKTSTWLKGADKGPAAIIEASRYLEFYDIETDSEVLGKGIFTARPVRSASSLALIQKTDSVVSKYLKDKKLVVTLGGEHSVSIGVIKCYAKHYKDLSVLQLDAHADSRDSYEGSPYNHACVIARVREFTRNIVSVGIRSMDASERPGIDSKRMFFAHTIHNSDKWI